The stretch of DNA TGGAAACTGCTCCTCGAAGCTGCGGACGATGACGAGCGTCAGGAGATTATCGCAAATGCGGGAGCGAAAGCACTCATCAATACGATTCTGGCGGTTGCTATCGCGGTCGCGCCTTGGCCGTATAACTTATTGGGACTTGTTCCCATTGCAATCCCGCCGCTCATGAGCGGCATAGCTTCATTATTCGGTGTTACATTGTTTTGGAAATTTCACGGTAAATTTTGATTTTTCGGACACACCACCACAATGGATACGTGAACTTTGACCTGGGGAAACTGTGATGGTTAATCAGAAATTCAAGGTTTTATTCCTTACCACCCGCGCTCGCGAGCTGTTCCCGCAGAGCCTTGTGACGATTGCCAATGTGACCGCATTGGACGTGACAGACGTTGCGGCTGCTCCCATACTCCATAACATTGCCCCTGACTGGATAATCTGCTGCAGCGTGCCCGTGGAGCATAGAATCGCGCCGATTCTTGCCATGCTGAAGGCCAAGGGGCTGCCAATTCTCGGTCTCGGTCCGACACACACGGATATGGTTGACGTTGTGCTCTCCAAGTTCACGCCGATACATTCGATGCGCAGCGCCTGTCATCTGCTAATCATGCTCTCGCAAACGAAGGCAGAGACAAAGGTAAAAGAGGAATTCCCTCCGTTGGATCTTAAGGACCTGATCGAGATTCTTGAGCGTGCGGTCAATCTCCGGGTTCCCGGCAGCCACGAGCGCGCCATTCGAATCGAAGCGCTGGCCGAACAGGTTGGACGGCATCTGCGTCTTTCCAAGCAGGAACTTGATGACTTGATGATTGCTGCAAGACTCCGTGAAATCGGTAAAATCGGCGTTCCGGACGAGTTGCTTTACACGGATCTGAGCGAAATGCCGCCGGAGCGGATTCGTATTTATGAGAATTACGCGGCGCTTGGGGCAGTGATTCTGCGCACGCTTCCGTCGCTGGAAGGTGTCGCCCTGTGTGTCGGATATCAGCTTGAGAATGTCGACGGAACCGGCCCATCCGGCGCGATGATGAACAAGATTCCGATTGGCGCGAGAATTCTGCGTGCTTGCATCGCGTTTGAGCGGCTGGATGCCGCTGAAGGCACCGAGCGCGCCGCTGACAATCTGACTCAGCTTTGGAGTAAGGCAAACACTCACTTCGATCCCAACGTTCTGGCGGCGCTCGATGCGACGGTCTCACAACGGGAATTCAAACCGGATGCAGACAGTTCTCTGATTCCTGTGGACGCATTAAGAGCCGGGATGCAGCTCGGACAGAGCCTGTATGACAGCAACGGATTCCGAATGCTTGCTTACGGGGCGGAAATCTCAGCTGCCAAAATCGACGCGATTGTCAGTTATCTTAAGCTCACGGGTCAGCGGGAGATTGCGGTCATCACCGAGTCCGTCGGCAAGCCGCACTCCATCGAATAGCGTTCTCCAAGCATTTATACGAAAAGCCCCTCTGCCTTCGCAGAGGGGCTTTCTATTTCCAAGAGAGGTGGAAATTACTTCATCAGAATCATCTTACGGGTCGCGCTGAAGGCACCGGCCTCCAGACGGTAGATATACATACCGCTGGTGAGGCTCGACGCATCAAAGTTCACCGTGTGACGTCCGGCGGCTTGCGGGCCGCTAACGAGCGTGGCGACTTCCTGGCCAACCAGGTTGAAGATACGCAGGCTGACGTTCGAAGCTTCAGCCAATTCGAAGCTGATGTTGGTCTCCGGGTTGAACGGGTTGGGGAAGTTCTGATCGAGTGCGAACTTCGCAACCACACCATTCGGAGCATCCGGCGTAGCGCTGGTCGCAGCCAACACTTCGCTCGAACCATTCACATCAACCGATTCCAGCGTATAGGTGTAGGTGACGCCGTTGGTCACGCCGTTATCCACCCACGAGTAGCTGTGGCCAGCCGTGCTGTTCGTCGCGGCAATCTCGGTCGCCTTCACGCCATCACGGAGGATGTTGAAGTGATCCAGATCGGTCTCGCTGACGGTGCTGAAGTTGACGGTCACTTGACGGTCACCTGCGACGGCATCAAACGACGCGACTTCGGCGGCCAACTGATCGTCAAAGCTCAAGCAGAAGCAGCCCGAGCAAAGGCTGAAGATTTCGATTTCCCAGTAGCCGTCATGATTCCAGCGATAGGCGATTTCCATACAATCGCTGAATCCGGACCAATCCGTGGGGCTGGGGAAGAAGATTCCGCCGCCCAAAGTGAAAATGGACGGGGGAGTAATGGGCTGACATGCAACATCACAGTCGCTAGACGACGGGTTGCAACCCGCGACGGCGGTGATGACAGGGATACCGGCCTGATCAAGATCCGCTCCGACGAGGAAGAAGTTGATCAGTCCGAATTGGCAAACCTGAATACAAGCGGACTCACCGAGGTGAAGCTCCGCAGGATAGCTGGGCGTGCACTGCGCCTGCACCGAATTCGGAGCGGCGATAAACAGCGCTGCGGCCAGCATCATAATAGCAAATACCTTTTTCATGCGGTCAATCTCCGTGGTTTTTGTGGTCATCCTACGTGGTGCTTGGAAGTGCTGTAATCTTACTTCAGATAGAGCATCTTCTGCGACGCGGTGAATTCACCGGCCGTCAGCGTGTACATATACACGCCCGTAGCAAGGCCTTCAGCCGACCAGTTCACCGTGTGGACGCCAGCAGCCATCGTGCCGTTAACCACAGTGGCAACCTCACGACCCAGCATGTCATAGACCTTCAGGCTGACGTTGCCGGCAACCGGGAGGCTGAAATTGAAGCTGGTCTGAGCGTTGAACGGATTCGGGTAATTCTGGGCCAGTTCGTAGTTAAGTGCCACAGCGCCGCTCTGCGGAGTCGCTTCGGCAACAACGGATTGACCGTCGATGTTGTAAACGCTGACGTTGCCGTTCACGTCTTCAACATGGAGTTTGTAGTAATAGGTCTTGCCATTGGTGACATCGTTGTCAACAAAGGTGTAGTTGTTACCCGTGGCGTTATTGGTGGCTTCGATCGCGGCCAGACCATAATAGCCGAAGTCGCGATTTTCGCTGCGGGTAATACGGAACTCACGCAAATCAGATTCGCTCATCGTGCTCCAGTTCAACGTCACCTCGCCGTCACCGGCAACAGCGTCAAAGCCATTGATTTCGACGGGCAGGATGAAGTCCGAACGCCAGATGCAGACGCAACCGGGGTCAACGCCGCAATAGGACATCGTCAAGAAGAGCAAGCAGTTCGGGAACACGCGAATGTTCCAGTTGAAGAGTGACCAGTCCACGCCGGCGCAATCCGGATTGTCGCAATGCGAACCTTCAGCCGGGTTGCAACGGTTGGTCACCGTGATTTCAAGGGTACCCGGCGTATGGCCCGGATCTTCGCATTCAATCGGAATCACGAACGTGCCGTGGCAGATCGTGGCGCAGAACGCGGAATTGATGGGAATCGACGCCGGCAGAACCGGGGTGCAGCCGTCCGTCACGTATTCAAGAGTCTGTCCGTCCAGAGTTTGAACGTTGTTCCAGTCAAAAATGTCAACCGTGTATTCAAGCTGGCTCCAGTCCAAGCTCCAAACCTGAACTTGTGCGCCGACCTGAACCGACTGACCAATCTCGAGGTCACCTACAAACATGTCCAACTCGCACCAGTGGAAGTCCGTGTTCTCGGCCACGATTCCATCCACATACTGACCTGTCGATTCATCCCAGCGCTGCGGCAGACCGCAGGCGGCCGGAAGATGAATGAACGACACGATTGCGTTAAACGGGGTCGCATCGCCGAAGATCAAGTGCATTTTCTGATTCTGTTCATCGAATGCCAACGTGGCATCATCCAAAGCGAGGGCGTTCCCACAAAACAGGGCAGCCAACGCAAGGACCAAAACAAGTCGCATTTTCTTCATCCCACACCTCTCTAAATGGTCAAATGGCCGCGCCTAAGAGACATGCCTGCCTCTCGGCGCTCTTTCGCTTTTCGTAACTGTGATAAATATAGTTTCTGGGAGCAAACCTGTCAAGCTTTCTGATGAGAAATATAAAATTTTGAGGCACTTGACTAACATCAAGCGGGGATATTAGTTCTTTGTTTAATACTATGTGCATATTGAGTTTATCGATATGTCTGCAGCCCGTTTCAGAGTGACATTGTCGCCTAGCTGTCCACCCTGTGGGTCTCTTGGATTGAGGTCTCCCGAGGGTGCCTCCTGCAAGCTAGTTTATTGGCCTATTCTGTGTCGAAAGAACAGGTTTTCTGCACAAATAGTGGTTATCCTGTCAATTTCTGTGATGCTTATGCTATGTATTTCCGATAACTTAGCTGCTATCTCACGTGTGAAAAAAGGTTCACATCTTTTGCCCCGGTGAGGCACCGGTGCCATAAATGGAGCATCCGTTTCGAGCAAAATTCGGTCAAGCGGAAGCCGGGCGGCAAGTGCCGGAAGGGTCGAGTTCTTGTAGGTGATGTTCCCCGTAAATGAGATGTGAAATCCGGCATCAAGAACACGTTTGGCGTATTCATAGTCTTCCGAGAAGCAGTGGAACACCCCTTTGCGATTGCCCGCAGACTCGATTATCTCAATCGTGCGCAGACCCGCCGCGCGGTGATGTATCACCACGGGCAGGTCCACACGGCGGGCGAGTTCGAGAAGTCTTTCAAAGAGTTTCTCCTGCTCTTTGATATTCGTTTCTCCGCGATAGATGTCCAGGCCGATCTCACCCACTGCCACCACCGCGGGGTCACCGACTGCGGCTTCAATCCAATCGAGATCGTCCTCAGTTATCCTGGATGTCTCGCTCGGATGCACTCCTAATGCGCAGAAAACCTGACCGGGAAAACGGTTCACCAATTCGAGGCATTGTTCACCGGTCTCCTTGTCAACGGCGATTGTAATCGCCCGGTCCACGCCGCCCGCTTTCGCGCGCGCCATAACTTCGTCAAGGTCGTCTGCAAAATGTTCGTAATAGAGATGGCAGTGGGTGTCAATCATTACTTCAGGTATTGGAGTTTGGTCGTGTCGCGCAGTTTGCCCTGCAAATCCACCAGTGACACGAAATACGTGCCGCTTGAAAGTTGCTGCGGATTGAAGCGGATACTTCCCGAGCTTTGCAGGAGTTCCGCAAACTGTCTGACCAACCGGCCTGTGATGTCGAAAACTTCTATGCGAGCTGACTGATTATGAGGAAGTCTGTAGTGAATGGTCGTCTCGCCGTTAAACGGATTGGGAAAGGCAGTCACGGAATAATCGCGAGGAAGGTGGGGAAATTCTTCCGCCCGCGCGGTTTCCCCTTCGGACACGTTCAGCGTAATATTGGAACCAACATTGACAAAATAGTCTCTTGCTCCCGAGGGCCAGCGAATCTCGACCGAATCGGCAGTCACCGCGTCTCCCAAGCCGAAATGCACCGACAGGCTGTTGTGTCCGCAGAAGCTGTTCTGCGTGTTCACTTCGCGAATCTGCCACATGGAGACGCCGCCAATTACGGCTTTCATCCTGACCACGGCTCCGACTCCCGACCGATTGCTTTCCGTGCCGGTCAGTTTCAACTTCAGCCAGTGATTTCCGTTTGTCGTCTCGTTGCGGTAGAAACCTTGTGCGGCTCCAACACCCGAGAAGAATAAGTCAAGGTCGCCGTCGTCGTCATAGTCGCTCGCGGCAGGGCAGCGAAAAACACCCGCCACAGTGAACGGTGTCATCAGGCTCTCGAATTCGCCGTTTCCAAGATTACGGTAATACTTGTTTGTGCCTGTCTCGTTTGAGATAACGCAGTCGAGCCAGCCGTCGTTATCAAAGTCGCCCCAGCAATTTCCCAGTGACGTTTGCCGATCGGTGACAATCGCCCCTTCGATAATCTGCACATAGGCGCCATTATCGTTGCGATAGAAGTCGTTGCGTCTGCCGCCGTTGAATCCCGCTGTGTAGTTCGTGATGTAGCAATCGAGGTCGCCGTCATTGTCGAAATCAATCCAGTTAATGTTCTGGCCATCGCGCGCTGTCCCGGTCAAATTGTTGCCCGTCCAATGAGCTAACTCCGCCGTCCCGGTTTGTGCAAGCGTGTTGCGGTAGAAATAATCCACTCCGGGAGCGGATACCGGGCCGCTGCCGATATTGAAATCCAGATCTCCATCGAGATCAAAGTCCGCGAAGCTACCTATCGTGTATGCTGCCAGTCCGGTCACGACATCGCTGTCCGTTATCCGGGTAAAGGAGTAGTTCGGAGGCCCGTCGTTGCGAAACATGATGTTGGGTATGCTTGGATTCCCCAGAAAGCCCGCCGGATGCGTGACAATCATATCCACATTGCCGTCACTGTCATAATCCCCCCACGCGCAGGACCAGCCGCGGTAGTCGTGTCCGCTGAAACCGATGTCGCCTTCATCAATCGGAGTGAACAGGTCGTTGCCTTCATTGCGATAGAGAATCGAATTGGGCGAGCCGGACAAGTAGAGGTCGGGGTCTCCGTCGTTGTCGTAGTCCGCCCAACTTCCGCCTGAGCCAAGGCCGGTATTGGCGATGATTCCGATGCCGACATTGACGAATGCTCCGTTGCCGTCATTGCGGTACAGCAAGTTGCGGTTTACCCACAGGTCGTCGTCTCCGTCAAGATCATAGTCCACCCAAGCGCAGCCGCGATATCCGGATGTTCCGGGAGTGACGGCCGCTTCATTCTGCGGGTCGGTGATTCGAACAAACGTTTGCGACTGCGCGACCGTGCCGACCAAGCACATCATTCCTACCAGAGTTTTGCGAATCGTTGCAAGCATGTTAGCCTCCTGCGGGTTGTTGGTTTGCTTGCGAACCGGATACTCAGACCCACTCTTTATACCCCGATTGCGCCGATTCGTTGATTATTCGATGACGTATGTTTACTCCGAAGCAGTTGTTATGTTTGGGGTCGGATGTGCGATCGAAACGGCCAGTCCAGCAGTTTCCCAAAAGCTGTCTTTTCAACGAGAAGCACGAGCAGCGCGTTCATCAAAATGCTTGCCAACACAAACGAGTACACAACATTCTGAATCATCTCGCCGCCTTCCACTCCCGCTTGAAGGGGGATAGAGGCAAGCGTCGCAGCAGCCAGTCCGCGGGGAGCCATCGTGCTCACCAACGTCGCGTCCCGGGGGGGCATGCTCTTCGGCGATATCAGCCACACCACGGGATAGCGGACTACAAAAATCACTCCGGCGATGAGCGCGCCGATCGCAGTGTGCTCTAGATTGTCAAACCGGATAGACAGACCAATATACACAAAGAAGAATGTCTTAATTAGAAAAACTGCATCGGCGAAGAAGTTCTTTTCCTTGTCCACTAAACAAATCGGGTCGGAAGGAAGTTTTTTTGTTAGCCACCCAAGTTTAAAAAGTTCAATGTTTCCCAGCGTAACACCAAAAGCAAGCGCCGCGATCGCCCCCGACATGGCCGCAAGTTCTGCCAAACCGTACACAACGAACACAAATGCCGGTGTCATAAAAATTGAGTTGTGAATCTCGCGTGCCCAGCTGAGAAGATAAGACCAGGCAATGCCTGCGACAGTTCCGACGACGACCGACGGCAAAAACGCCAGCAGGATGCCTCCGATGACGGGTAGCGCATTCACCGTTCCGGACTCATAGGCATTTAGAATTCCCAGCATGACCACGATGCATAACACGTCCGTCAGAGCCGACTCCAAAACCAGCATTGATTTCGTTTCCTTCTGGATATGCAGGTCGCGGGCCAAGGGAATGACGACTGCCGAAGCTGTGCCCGCAACGATTGAGCCAAACATGAGAGACTCTATGACCCCTAAGTGCATCCACTCGACCGCACAGATTGTTGCCGTTGCCATGCTCGCCAAGAATGCCGCTACCGTCAGATTTGTCGCTCCGCGCAATGATCGCCGCAAATCATGCAAGTGTATGCCGATTCCGCCCTCAAAGAGCATCACAATCAATGCGACAGTCGTGAACACGGGACCGACACGACCGAAGTCTTCACTCGACACAATCTTCAGACCCGGTCCGATGATTAAGCCGATAACCGTCAACAGCAGGACGTCCGGAACCCGTGTTCGTCGAAAGATACCCGTGAACAGGTGAGACATAAACACCAGTGCGCCGACGAACGCGATAACGAGTGCGACGTTCATTCGCTAAATGGTTTCCAGTTTCGTGTTTGGATAGTAGTGCGCGAGAATTTTCTTCATGCTCCATCCGTCTTTTGCCATCGCCACAGCGCCGAGTTGGCACAAGCCGACGCCGTGTCCCCAGCCGCCGCCGAGTAGAATGATATGAGTTTGTGTATGCGTGACGATGAAGTACGAGGAGGGGAGATGCGAGTCAGACAGCGCGCGGCGGATTTCCAGCTCACCATACAGCACAGTCTTGCCCTTGTCACCCGTGAGGTGCAGCTCGGTGATTCGTCCGGACGGACTGCGGTGCTTGACATGGAGCACCTGTATCGCGCCGATATCCACACCCGTCTTGCGCGTGAAGAGTTCGCCAAGCTTCTGTTTGTTGTAATCGCGAGTCCAGCGAAACAGTTTGTCTTCGTCCCACGGATGCGGATAAGAATAGTCTGCGGGATTGCAGTAAGCATGAGGCGGATGTTTCAGAAACTGCTCCGCTTCCCGCTCTTTACTTAAGTCCGGCACCTTGAAATCACCGCACGGCCGGACCGCGAAATAGCCCGGCTCCTCTTCTCCCCATACCTCTGCAAACAGGTCACTTGCTCCGCCACAGGATTTGGCGTAGCGCGCATCGGCGACTCTGTTTCTGTGGAGCAGGATGACTCCGCTTGTGGCGCGAATGGGTTCGATGACCGCATCGGCTTCGCGGGCTATGCCTTGATAGCATTGACAGTGGTCGTCGTGGCACAAATCAAAGCCGTCAGAGTAGTGGTGGCGATTTGCAGTTGCCAAAACTGTTGAGCGGGCCGCGACGGCTTGCGCTTGCGAAAACGCGGCGGGTAGATCGTGTCTCATCTCCGAGCCGACTGCGGTTTCCACATATTGCTCAAGCGGCAGATGATTTGCCGCGCTTAATCCTCCGTCTGGAGTTGCAAACAGCTCAAGGTCACCACGATAGGTCAGCGATTCACGGCGTTCCCAATGAAAGCCGCGGCCGATGGGGACGTTTTGCAATGTGAAGGTTGAATGGTCATCCAATGGAGTCAGTTTCACACGCACGACCGTTGCGGAGAAGTCCGCCTGCGAGAACTCAAATCGTGTCTTCATCTCTGGCCGCGTCAGGCGCACGAGCGTCAGTCCGATGGGCTGCGTGTCACGCAGAGCGTTCATCACCTGTGCAGCTTCGTCTCGTGACTCAAGTTTGATAACGGGCCACCAAACTCGGTTGTCGAGCGTGCCGAGTTTCGTCTCCCACTTCTTTCCGGCTTCGAGAACTTCTCCGCGCGCAAGCAGCTCAGCGGCAGCTACTTTGTTCAGCAGTCTCTGTGCGCTTTCCTCTGTGAGGCATTCACCGAGTCGAACCGCCCATTCGAGCTGAGGCTGAGAGGTGTTGTTTGCCCGTGCGAAAAGGTCGCCGCTGATATTCTGCCGGTCAAGCCAGCGATTGCAATCGGTAAAGCATTGCGCGCTGAAGCGGCCGTTTAGCGTGCCGCGAATTTCGGGCTCGTTCCAGAGCAGGCCGATGGAGATGTTTATCAATATTGGAAATGGAAAATGGAAAATAGAAAAGTATGAATTCCCTCCGCTTCAGCGGGGGGACGGAACGGGGCTTAACGCATAACAAAACACCGCCGCCGCAGTGACGAGATTCAGGCTCTCGGCTTGGCCTTGTGGGGTTAGCGTGAGTTTGCGGGTGCAGCTTTCTTCTAACTCAGAAGTCAGGCCGCGGGTTTCATGGCCGAGGACGAGCAGTTTGGGAGATTTCAACTGCAATTTAGCAGATACCTCTTCTCCGCCGTGCGCAACCAACGCAATGGAATCGCCCTTCCATTTCTTGATCACGACGGATACATCTTCCACTTCGCGGACGGGCTGATGAAAAATGGAGCCCATGGAGCCGCGCACGACTTTTTCATTCCAAACGTCGGCGGAGCCCGAACCGAGAATCAATTCCGACACGCCAAAAAAGTCCGCCACGCGAATCAGCGCGCCGCAGTTGCCGGGGTCGCTGACCTGTTCACACAATAACGTGATGCCGCTTTTGCGCGCGGGAAGTTTGAATTGTTTGCCAATCGCCACGATGCCTTGCGTGGCTTCGACCTGCGAGATGCGCTGAAACACGTCCGAGTTGATTTTGTAGCTCAGAAGCTTGGGATGTTCGCGTGTCAGAAGCTCCCAGCGATCCGATTCGGTGCTCAACACCAACAGGCAATCCACCGCTTTCGCTTTCAACGCTTCGCGCACGCAGACTTCGCCTTCAATCAAAAACAGACCCGACTCGCGCCGGAACTTCTTCTGCGAGAGCCTGGCCCAATCGGCAACTTGTTTGCGTGTGGGGGTGAGGAGGTCGGTCATGGGCGTCCAATTGCTAGGGAGTGTACGCGGAAGCTTCCGCCGGATGATTCCGTGTTGTAGCTACGTTACGCTTGCCCAGTCACAGCAGATAAGAACGTGATAGAACAGCAACGTGTATTCGAGATTAGTCGTTGTATCCCGCCCACATGCAAATTGCCGTGAATACGGATATACCGATTCCCACTAGGGGTCCAGCTATCCACTGTTGAAGCATCACGAGATCTGCAAATGTAAAAAGCAGTATTAGTGGTGGCCAGACGAGAATTTTGCCTATCGGGCTTTCATTACCAAAGACATCGGACAAGAACTCTCCTCTCTCATTATAGCCTTGGATTCCCATGACCATCAACCCTCCCACGTAGACTAGTGAATTCTGAGGGGCAGGCAAGAAATTTTGAGCAATGCTTGCGAGTAAGAATAGTACTGGAAGTATCGCATGCGCACCGCCTTCGTGTAACAAGGATCCCGCAGCAAAGCCACCCACCAATGCGGCCGAAAGGCCTATTACAAGTGCCATTAAGATCAGACTTAGGATAATCATCTCGATGAACCAGACTCCACCTGTCAACACAACACCGACAAGCATAGCGCCTGCTCCTAAATACAACATTCGTTCCTGATCTTCAGAAAGCCCTAATGGTTGAATTGCTATTGCCAACGCCCTAAAAATTACGAGTGCGAGATATAGCAAGGCTGCTAGCAAGGAGATTGCGAACCAGTCCGGCATTTCGGACCAAACAGTTCGAAATTTCGGCAACATTGTCCATGTCCGATTTAGCGCGCGTTGCGTGTCCTCGTCTATTCGTCCCGAGGGATTCAGTCCATGATCCGTCTGAAATTTGATAACCGCTTGACGAGTTTTCTGACCAAGAATTCCATCCAGCGGACCGGGATCGTAGCCTAACGACTTCAGTTGCTTTTGAACTGATAGAATATCACTTTCGGAAAGGCTCTGAGAATACGAGTCTTGACCAACTAGACACAAGACAACGAGAATCGTAGCAAGCATCGACCGTAATGACTTCATAGTCCGTTCTCTGAAATGTCTCCCTCCGGATGATTGCATCGCAAGTGGATTGTAAACAAGGCTTGCTACTCACCGAAAGGTGTTTGCACTTGTCTGGCTGGAGGAGAATCTCTAATAATCCTGTCAGGTTGCGATAAGCATAACACGGATCAACAGAGCATTCCCAGCAGTGTTTTGAGATTAACTCTCTTCTAAGTCGGGATATTCCTATTTCGTCCTCAAAAACCCGTCTTTCCAAAGACCGATGCCGCCCACGACCATCACCGCAAGCCAAACGAGCGCGAGCGTTTTGTTGAGCAGCAAGAGATAGCCAAGCCCCAAAGTCATGCCAAACACAAGCGCCATGCCCCATGCGAAACCGCGCAACGCACGCGCGCTGGACTCGGGTTTGGGGATGATCAAGCCGTTGGCGCGCGCATAGTCTTTGACGGGACCCCACGCACCGTATGGTTTCGTGCGGCGGAAGAACTCGGCGAGTTTATCCAACGGCGCGGGTTTGGTGAGCAGCGTGACGGCCATCCACACAACCGCCGAGCCGAATGTAATCACGAGCAATCTTGCACCGAAATGCAATCCGGACGCACTAAACAGATAGACGGTTATTACGCTGGACGCTATCATGGCGGAAATTTCGCTCCATGCATTCACGCGCCACCAGAACCATCTCAAAATATACACTGGGCCTGTTCCTGCACCGAACGCGATGACAAATTTGAACGCGTCGGTCACGCTTTGCGTATAGTAGGCCGCCAGCGCCGCCGCAACCAGCACGACTGTCGTCGCGACCATGCTCATGCGGATGTAGTGGCGGTCGTCGCGCTTGGGAGCAAAGAGCGGCTTATAGAAATCGGTCACGAGATAGCTCGCGCCCCAATTCAACTGCGTCGAAATCGTGCTCATAAAAGCCGCAATCAACGACGCCACCAACAGACCCTTCAAACCAGACGGCAGCAGTTCCATCATCAGGCGCGGATAGGCTTGCTCAGGATCTTCAATCACAGGATAGATTATCATCGAAGCCAGCGCGACCAATACCCACGGCCACGTGCGGAAGGCCAGATTGGTCAAACTGTACCACAACGTCGCTAGCAGCGCGTGCTGTTCATTTTTGCACGCGTTCTGCTTTTGAATGACCTTGCCGCCGCCGTCGCTATTCACATTTGCCCACCACGTGACAAAGCTGTAGGTCGCAAAGCCTAAAAACGCCGGTGTCCAAAATTCGGCCGAAAACATCGAACCCGCGCCCGGAGACGGTGTCAAATGCAAAATCTGCGGGTTTTCGGCCACCTTCATCACTCCGTCCTTCAACGCTTGCAGGCCGCCGACTTCGTTAACCGCGTACATCGCAAAAATGATCGCGCCGCCCTGCATGATGACATACTGCACCATATCCGTCAGAGCAACTCCCCATTGCCCGGAAAGCAGGGTGTAGAAATAAGCCAATCCCGTGAACAAAATGATCGCGGTCGGTTTGTCCCAGCCGACAGCTTCGTTCATGATTTTGAACATGGCCAAAATCACCCAGCCCATGGCAATCACGTTGATGGGCAGGGCCAGCCACAGTGCACGAAATGTTCTGAGGCCGCGCGTCACCGGCGTGTCGCCGTAGCGAAGAATGGTAAGCTCAACATCTGTCAACACCTTCGCGCGCCGCCATAGCTGAGCCAGAAAGAACGTTGCGAACAGCGAGCCGATGCCAAAGCACCACCATTGCCAGTTCTCATAAACCCCCGCCGTGCGCACCAGTTTGGTCACGTAGAGCGGCGTGTCGCACGAGAAAGAGGTCGCCACCATCGTCGTGCCCGCAATCCACCACGGCAGCGCCCGACCGGCCAAGAAGTATTCTTCGGTCGAGGAGTGAGCGCGCTTCGTCATCACCAAACCGACAATGAGGCTCAGGACGTTGTAAGCAACGATAATTGTCCAGTCAAAGCTTGAAAGCATATGGATGTCTTTTTGAGACGGTACACTGTAAGATACATATTTTCAGCATAAAGGCAATGAGTTGCAAGCAAAAAAATGCCCGAACTTTGCAGTCCGGGCAATGCGAAGGTGATTTTTTTAGGTCAGGTCAGCCAGCCAAGAGTATATTTCAGTGACATGTATATGCCCACACAAAT from bacterium encodes:
- a CDS encoding peptidoglycan-binding protein, with amino-acid sequence MLATILVVLCLVGQDSYSQSLSESDILSVQKQLKSLGYDPGPLDGILGQKTRQAVIKFQTDHGLNPSGRIDEDTQRALNRTWTMLPKFRTVWSEMPDWFAISLLAALLYLALVIFRALAIAIQPLGLSEDQERMLYLGAGAMLVGVVLTGGVWFIEMIILSLILMALVIGLSAALVGGFAAGSLLHEGGAHAILPVLFLLASIAQNFLPAPQNSLVYVGGLMVMGIQGYNERGEFLSDVFGNESPIGKILVWPPLILLFTFADLVMLQQWIAGPLVGIGISVFTAICMWAGYND
- a CDS encoding SpoIID/LytB domain-containing protein; the encoded protein is MINISIGLLWNEPEIRGTLNGRFSAQCFTDCNRWLDRQNISGDLFARANNTSQPQLEWAVRLGECLTEESAQRLLNKVAAAELLARGEVLEAGKKWETKLGTLDNRVWWPVIKLESRDEAAQVMNALRDTQPIGLTLVRLTRPEMKTRFEFSQADFSATVVRVKLTPLDDHSTFTLQNVPIGRGFHWERRESLTYRGDLELFATPDGGLSAANHLPLEQYVETAVGSEMRHDLPAAFSQAQAVAARSTVLATANRHHYSDGFDLCHDDHCQCYQGIAREADAVIEPIRATSGVILLHRNRVADARYAKSCGGASDLFAEVWGEEEPGYFAVRPCGDFKVPDLSKEREAEQFLKHPPHAYCNPADYSYPHPWDEDKLFRWTRDYNKQKLGELFTRKTGVDIGAIQVLHVKHRSPSGRITELHLTGDKGKTVLYGELEIRRALSDSHLPSSYFIVTHTQTHIILLGGGWGHGVGLCQLGAVAMAKDGWSMKKILAHYYPNTKLETI
- a CDS encoding Na+:solute symporter, which codes for MLSSFDWTIIVAYNVLSLIVGLVMTKRAHSSTEEYFLAGRALPWWIAGTTMVATSFSCDTPLYVTKLVRTAGVYENWQWWCFGIGSLFATFFLAQLWRRAKVLTDVELTILRYGDTPVTRGLRTFRALWLALPINVIAMGWVILAMFKIMNEAVGWDKPTAIILFTGLAYFYTLLSGQWGVALTDMVQYVIMQGGAIIFAMYAVNEVGGLQALKDGVMKVAENPQILHLTPSPGAGSMFSAEFWTPAFLGFATYSFVTWWANVNSDGGGKVIQKQNACKNEQHALLATLWYSLTNLAFRTWPWVLVALASMIIYPVIEDPEQAYPRLMMELLPSGLKGLLVASLIAAFMSTISTQLNWGASYLVTDFYKPLFAPKRDDRHYIRMSMVATTVVLVAAALAAYYTQSVTDAFKFVIAFGAGTGPVYILRWFWWRVNAWSEISAMIASSVITVYLFSASGLHFGARLLVITFGSAVVWMAVTLLTKPAPLDKLAEFFRRTKPYGAWGPVKDYARANGLIIPKPESSARALRGFAWGMALVFGMTLGLGYLLLLNKTLALVWLAVMVVGGIGLWKDGFLRTK
- a CDS encoding RNA methyltransferase encodes the protein MTDLLTPTRKQVADWARLSQKKFRRESGLFLIEGEVCVREALKAKAVDCLLVLSTESDRWELLTREHPKLLSYKINSDVFQRISQVEATQGIVAIGKQFKLPARKSGITLLCEQVSDPGNCGALIRVADFFGVSELILGSGSADVWNEKVVRGSMGSIFHQPVREVEDVSVVIKKWKGDSIALVAHGGEEVSAKLQLKSPKLLVLGHETRGLTSELEESCTRKLTLTPQGQAESLNLVTAAAVFCYALSPVPSPR